The following proteins come from a genomic window of Solea solea chromosome 3, fSolSol10.1, whole genome shotgun sequence:
- the agfg2 gene encoding arf-GAP domain and FG repeat-containing protein 2 isoform X2: MSNRKHRDNQEICARKVRELAQSGVNKHCFECSQPGVTYTDITVGSFVCTSCSGMLRGLNPPHRVKSISMTTFSQQEVEFLQNHGNEIGRRTWLCVFDPKTDSCSDMKDSQKFKEFLQDKYEKKKWHFSKSKNRRDVEGPWSPGVQAMPPSLGPLANQVPAHNMPPNARSTRPLSQAQLPPWDRVPAISPADMRTDVFTARPSRSQSFRDPPLKDPTLCGIERQRPGSLSSALGAQSHAPSFPALPRPSGRTVSASGATGPFRAFPKSLSVDFGGLNHPQPQSLPQSLSQQQQQQQQQQPASAGQTIPQVSSSGGQDRYAAVSHLDSVFSDTPSTTAPPAGPPQYSAIFGSRLSSSSTPASSPGVDTVSSSQTFSNFPNPFSSSSSSASQQPVALSPSNPFSNASGGDSNAFVTSPTSVFPPSAAFPAPATHCAFPHEAASNQEANGFASFPASDSQPKVPRPMSVNPFTGNVYPSQGTSRNPFI, translated from the exons ATGTCGAACCGAAAACACCGGGACAACCAGGAGATTTGCGCCCGTAAGGTTCGGGAGCTGGCCCAGTCTGgagtaaacaaacactgcttCGAGTGCAGCCAGCCCGGGGTGACTTACACCGACATCACGGTGGGAAGCTTCGTGTGCACGTCGTGCTCCGGAATGCT GAGAGGCCTCAACCCTCCCCACAGAGTCAAGTCTATCTCCATGACAACCttctcccaacaggaagtggaattcCTGCAGAACCATGGCAACGAG attgGGAGGAGGACGTGGCTGTGCGTGTTTGACCCAAAGACAGACAGCTGCTCCGACATGAAGGACTCTCAGAAGTTCAAAGAGTTCCTGCAGGACAAATATGAGAAGAAGAAATG GCATTTTTCCAAAAGCAAAAACCGGCGGGATGTGGAGGGTCCATGGAGCCCAGGGGTCCAGGCCATGCCGCCCTCCCTTGGTCCCTTAGCCAATCAGGTCCCCGCCCACAACATGCCCCCCAATGCACGGTCCACAAGGCCACTG TCCCAGGCTCAGCTGCCGCCGTGGGATCGAGTGCCGGCGATCTCACCTGCCGACATGCGTACGGATGTGTTCACCGCTCGGCCGTCGCGCTCCCAAAGCTTCCGAGACCCCCCTCTGAAAG ACCCCACACTGTGTGGGATAGAAAGACAGAGGCCAGGCTCCCTGTCGTCAGCGCTGGGGGCTCAGAGCCACGCCCCCTCCTTCCCCGCCCTCCCGCGACCATCAG GTCGTACAGTATCGGCCTCAGGGGCCACGGGGCCCTTCAGGGCCTTCCCAAAGTCTCTCAGCGTGGACTTTGGAGGTCTGAACCATCCTCAGCCACAGTCTCTGCCCCAGTCTctgtcccagcagcagcagcagcagcagcagcagcagcctgccaGCGCTGGCCAGACGATACCACAGGTCAGCAGCTCCGGTGGCCAGGACAGGTACGCTGCCGTGTCACATCTGGACAGCGTCTTCTCCGACACACCGTCAACCACAG CTCCACCTGCTGGCCCTCCACAGTACAGCGCCATCTTCGGCAGCAGGCTTTCATCCAGCTCTACTCCTGCCAG CTCCCCGGGTGTCGATACGGTGTCCAGCTCCCAAACCTTTTCAA attTCCCCAACCCATTCAGttccagctccagctctgcttcccaGCAGCCTGTCGCCCTCTCACCCAGTAACCCCTTCAGCAACGCCTCAGGAG GTGACTCCAATGCGTTCGTCACCTCGCCCACTTCTGTTTTCCCTCCATCTGCTGCCTTCCCTGCGCCTGCTACCCACTGTGCATTTCCTCACGAGGCAGCCAGCAACCAGGAAGCCAACG
- the agfg2 gene encoding arf-GAP domain and FG repeat-containing protein 2 isoform X1 produces MSNRKHRDNQEICARKVRELAQSGVNKHCFECSQPGVTYTDITVGSFVCTSCSGMLRGLNPPHRVKSISMTTFSQQEVEFLQNHGNEIGRRTWLCVFDPKTDSCSDMKDSQKFKEFLQDKYEKKKWHFSKSKNRRDVEGPWSPGVQAMPPSLGPLANQVPAHNMPPNARSTRPLSQAQLPPWDRVPAISPADMRTDVFTARPSRSQSFRDPPLKDPTLCGIERQRPGSLSSALGAQSHAPSFPALPRPSASSSFKNHFTLGRTVSASGATGPFRAFPKSLSVDFGGLNHPQPQSLPQSLSQQQQQQQQQQPASAGQTIPQVSSSGGQDRYAAVSHLDSVFSDTPSTTAPPAGPPQYSAIFGSRLSSSSTPASSPGVDTVSSSQTFSNFPNPFSSSSSSASQQPVALSPSNPFSNASGGDSNAFVTSPTSVFPPSAAFPAPATHCAFPHEAASNQEANGFASFPASDSQPKVPRPMSVNPFTGNVYPSQGTSRNPFI; encoded by the exons ATGTCGAACCGAAAACACCGGGACAACCAGGAGATTTGCGCCCGTAAGGTTCGGGAGCTGGCCCAGTCTGgagtaaacaaacactgcttCGAGTGCAGCCAGCCCGGGGTGACTTACACCGACATCACGGTGGGAAGCTTCGTGTGCACGTCGTGCTCCGGAATGCT GAGAGGCCTCAACCCTCCCCACAGAGTCAAGTCTATCTCCATGACAACCttctcccaacaggaagtggaattcCTGCAGAACCATGGCAACGAG attgGGAGGAGGACGTGGCTGTGCGTGTTTGACCCAAAGACAGACAGCTGCTCCGACATGAAGGACTCTCAGAAGTTCAAAGAGTTCCTGCAGGACAAATATGAGAAGAAGAAATG GCATTTTTCCAAAAGCAAAAACCGGCGGGATGTGGAGGGTCCATGGAGCCCAGGGGTCCAGGCCATGCCGCCCTCCCTTGGTCCCTTAGCCAATCAGGTCCCCGCCCACAACATGCCCCCCAATGCACGGTCCACAAGGCCACTG TCCCAGGCTCAGCTGCCGCCGTGGGATCGAGTGCCGGCGATCTCACCTGCCGACATGCGTACGGATGTGTTCACCGCTCGGCCGTCGCGCTCCCAAAGCTTCCGAGACCCCCCTCTGAAAG ACCCCACACTGTGTGGGATAGAAAGACAGAGGCCAGGCTCCCTGTCGTCAGCGCTGGGGGCTCAGAGCCACGCCCCCTCCTTCCCCGCCCTCCCGCGACCATCAG CCAGTAGCTCTTTCAAAAACCACTTTACCTTAG GTCGTACAGTATCGGCCTCAGGGGCCACGGGGCCCTTCAGGGCCTTCCCAAAGTCTCTCAGCGTGGACTTTGGAGGTCTGAACCATCCTCAGCCACAGTCTCTGCCCCAGTCTctgtcccagcagcagcagcagcagcagcagcagcagcctgccaGCGCTGGCCAGACGATACCACAGGTCAGCAGCTCCGGTGGCCAGGACAGGTACGCTGCCGTGTCACATCTGGACAGCGTCTTCTCCGACACACCGTCAACCACAG CTCCACCTGCTGGCCCTCCACAGTACAGCGCCATCTTCGGCAGCAGGCTTTCATCCAGCTCTACTCCTGCCAG CTCCCCGGGTGTCGATACGGTGTCCAGCTCCCAAACCTTTTCAA attTCCCCAACCCATTCAGttccagctccagctctgcttcccaGCAGCCTGTCGCCCTCTCACCCAGTAACCCCTTCAGCAACGCCTCAGGAG GTGACTCCAATGCGTTCGTCACCTCGCCCACTTCTGTTTTCCCTCCATCTGCTGCCTTCCCTGCGCCTGCTACCCACTGTGCATTTCCTCACGAGGCAGCCAGCAACCAGGAAGCCAACG